In Magnetovibrio sp. PR-2, the following are encoded in one genomic region:
- the hisD gene encoding histidinol dehydrogenase: MPKRLDISDPQFERQFQEVLGVQREADVDVNEAVAGILKDVKTRGDAAVVEYTNKFDRQSLSAADIAITAQEVDAAMAESEPELMAVLKLAAERIEAFHERQLPEFEDYKDEDGVRLGYRWTAVHAAGLYVPGGLAAYPSSVLMNAIPARVAGVERLVMVVPTPDGVINPLVLAAAKVAGVTEIYRIGGAQAVGALAFGTQTIPAVDKIVGPGNAYVAAAKRQVFGTVGIDMIAGPSEILVVADGDNDPNWIAADLLSQAEHDTAAQSILITDDKEFATRVEDAVESQLKTLNREDIARASWQDHGVVITVNDLMSQGVPLVDRVAPEHLELAVEDPAPLAETIRDAGAMFLGRYTPEAIGDYVAGPNHVLPTSRTARFSSGLGVLDFMKRTTFIACDADGLNAIGPAAVKLADAEGLQAHGLSVSIRLNSK, encoded by the coding sequence ATGCCCAAGCGTCTTGATATTTCCGATCCGCAGTTTGAGCGCCAATTCCAAGAGGTCCTGGGCGTTCAGCGCGAAGCCGACGTGGATGTGAACGAAGCCGTCGCAGGCATCTTGAAAGACGTCAAGACCCGCGGCGATGCGGCAGTGGTGGAGTACACCAACAAATTCGACCGGCAAAGCTTAAGCGCTGCAGATATTGCCATCACGGCCCAAGAAGTCGACGCGGCCATGGCTGAGAGCGAACCGGAGCTTATGGCCGTGCTCAAATTGGCGGCGGAGCGCATTGAAGCGTTTCACGAACGCCAATTGCCGGAATTCGAAGATTACAAAGACGAAGACGGCGTGCGCCTTGGCTATCGCTGGACGGCTGTGCACGCGGCAGGGCTTTACGTTCCCGGCGGCTTGGCGGCGTATCCGTCGTCTGTGCTGATGAACGCCATTCCGGCCCGTGTGGCAGGTGTGGAACGTTTGGTTATGGTGGTGCCGACGCCGGACGGGGTGATCAACCCGTTGGTCTTGGCTGCGGCCAAAGTTGCGGGTGTTACGGAAATCTATCGCATCGGCGGTGCGCAAGCCGTGGGGGCGTTGGCTTTTGGTACACAAACCATTCCCGCCGTCGATAAAATTGTCGGTCCGGGCAATGCGTACGTCGCGGCTGCCAAGCGCCAAGTGTTTGGCACGGTGGGCATCGACATGATCGCAGGCCCCAGTGAAATTTTGGTGGTGGCGGATGGCGACAACGATCCCAACTGGATTGCAGCAGACCTGCTCAGCCAGGCCGAACACGACACGGCGGCGCAGTCGATCCTGATCACGGATGACAAAGAGTTTGCGACGCGTGTCGAGGACGCTGTGGAAAGCCAGCTCAAAACCTTGAACCGCGAAGACATCGCGCGCGCCAGCTGGCAAGACCACGGGGTGGTTATCACGGTGAACGATTTGATGAGCCAAGGCGTGCCTTTGGTCGATCGCGTGGCGCCGGAGCACTTGGAATTGGCCGTCGAAGATCCCGCCCCCTTGGCCGAAACCATTCGCGATGCGGGGGCGATGTTCTTAGGGCGCTATACTCCCGAAGCCATCGGTGACTATGTTGCGGGCCCCAACCACGTGTTGCCGACATCGCGCACCGCGCGGTTTAGCTCCGGCTTAGGCGTATTGGACTTCATGAAACGCACCACGTTTATTGCGTGCGACGCGGACGGATTGAACGCAATCGGTCCGGCGGCGGTGAAGTTGGCCGACGCAGAAGGCTTGCAGGCGCACGGACTTTCTGTTTCCATTCGTTTGAACAGCAAATAA